One genomic segment of Huiozyma naganishii CBS 8797 chromosome 8, complete genome includes these proteins:
- the KNAG0H01070 gene encoding C2H2-type zinc finger protein (ancestral locus Anc_3.298): MTSQTNFFGPETTEFQIPYFQNEFLQQLNLHHDFQEDGPVLNDFEPVSFEDFTTLTSQPFDSSEHFLTCDDQNSSNYELQPATTDYFSQLFLELNHPHAGEQNFEQEMQVDEYPVLPSSKKFNAVLSKDMNNLRSTQPYDLLKNKCDKSIQRMRPSKRLLHNINIEWANSPVPKLFQDNGLANTTDTDSNQSQCSTPMTPMSSDSSYVTEMTFKTSKQVSQAPTNVIIYQHSKKNRYGCSICGKRFARPSSLNTHLNTHTGDKPYTCPHGSCSKVFNARSNMTRHYKTHFKLSSGVYVLPNGEVTKRKPTIKQLGIPSSKII, from the coding sequence ATGACCTCTCAAACCAACTTTTTCGGGCCAGAAACCACAGAATTCCAAATTCCTTACTTTCAAAACGAGTTCCTACAGCAATTAAATCTCCACCATGACTTCCAAGAGGATGGTCCAGTATTAAATGACTTTGAGCCGGTTTCTTTCGAAGATTTTACCACTTTGACTTCCCAGCCGTTCGACTCTAGTGAACACTTCCTTACGTGCGACGACCAAAATTCTTCCAACTATGAACTACAACCGGCAACGACAGACTACTTCTCACAGCTGTTTTTAGAATTGAACCACCCTCATGCTGGGGAACAGAATTTCGAACAAGAAATGCAAGTTGACGAATACCCGGTTCTAccctcttcaaagaaattcAATGCTGTGTTATCGAAGGATATGAACAACTTAAGGTCTACACAGCCCTATGACCTTCTCAAAAATAAATGCGACAAAAGCATACAGAGAATGAGACCCTCGAAACGTCTTCtacacaatatcaataTAGAATGGGCGAATAGTCCGGTTCCCAAACTGTTCCAGGACAACGGACTTGCCAACACGACGGACACAGACTCGAACCAGTCACAATGCTCGACCCCCATGACGCCAATGTCGTCAGACAGCTCCTACGTGACGGAAATGACTTTCAAGACCTCGAAACAAGTGTCCCAGGCGCCCACGAACGTCATAATTTACCAGCACTCCAAGAAAAACAGATACGGTTGCAGTATATGCGGCAAGAGGTTTGCAAGaccgtcgtcgttgaacaCGCATCTGAACACACACACGGGCGACAAGCCCTACACGTGCCCGCACGGTTCCTGCtcgaaagtgttcaacGCCAGGTCAAACATGACGAGGCACTACAAAACACATTTCAAGCTGTCCTCTGGAGTCTACGTGCTGCCCAATGGAGAGGTCACCAAGAGGAAACCCACAATAAAGCAGCTCGGGATACCCTCATCCAAGATAATTTGA
- the DBF4 gene encoding protein serine/threonine kinase activating protein DBF4 (similar to Saccharomyces cerevisiae DBF4 (YDR052C); ancestral locus Anc_3.299), with protein MSLTSLNLEKYRKDQNNIHTHIHVHIVHRQTVLPPPTHSPHPSPSMSVPLKTTNRSPLRETDANLKPQSALGPRACPESHATAAAAPSTKKRALDRLEHSLVKQQRVKRTRSIEGAVLLNKPAGKPVAARAQALQPKELVEWQNNWLRILKRDTRIFFDVREDKKSGRLRHKLEEKRELLVAGFELLGAEISPFYDNRTTIVITTRSAEDIAQEMDSNDILVRARKNSIKVWGFEKAFRFLSNLNVEIDTFRLEDPQFKKLDSPDITAQTHLARASKTGTLSTLLKNEKIFGSNDRDPRTRRDDIHYFKYPHVYMYDLWQTWAPIITLEWKPQELADVEHLPYPTLKMGTFGRCPFIGDKLCDERSEKRVIKRYSRDQENRKHATELHIWYQHHAQPDFHNMHVPTMTIPHICNDSRYMYLQFPPHFEDLFGKINDDKSVMEEEALSTSTHSDNTAAADAEKHAATWREPATPQLKHAKLARQETEEFPDDLCNSFKKHSQVPFEIKASGVHQSNDVATSFGNGLGPTKASVTSKKIKTLNRLVVDRKLVSKTPSQANKTRHSSHKDVPAGSNLKISSNASSKLAPPAQVPAPAPTKMRAAKPAKRPVVRNPGYCENCRVKYEALEEHILSDKHLAFAENGLNFECIDSLIDKLKFQF; from the coding sequence ATGTCGCTAACATCTCTAAATCTCgaaaaatatcgaaaagatcaaaataacatacatacacacatacacGTACACATCGTACACAGACAGACAGTactccccccccccacacACTCCCCTCACCCCTCCCCGAGTATGTCAGTGCCACTGAAGACCACGAACAGGTCCCCCCTGCGGGAAACAGACGCGAACTTGAAGCCGCAGTCGGCACTGGGACCTCGTGCGTGTCCCGAGTCTCACGCGacagcggcagcggcacCAAGCACGAAGAAACGCGCCCTGGATAGGCTCGAGCACTCGCTCGTGAAGCAGCAGCGGGTCAAGCGCACGCGGTCCATCGAGGGCGCCGTCCTGCTGAACAAGCCCGCGGGGAAACCGGTCGCTGCGAGGGCACAGGCGTTGCAGCCGAAGGAACTTGTCGAGTGGCAGAACAACTGGCTCCGGATCTTGAAGCGCGACACGAGGATATTCTTTGATGTCAGAGAGGACAAGAAGTCAGGTAGGTTGAGGCACAAGCTGGAGGAGAAACGCGAGCTGCTCGTTGCTGGGTTCGAATTGCTCGGCGCTGAGATATCGCCCTTCTACGACAACAGAACGACCATCGTCATCACGACGAGATCCGCGGAGGATATCGCACAGGAGATGGACTCTAACGATATACTCGTCAGGGCACGCAAGAACAGCATCAAAGTCTGGGGGTTCGAGAAGGCGTTCAGGTTTCTCTCAAACCTTAACGTGGAAATCGACACTTTCCGTTTGGAGGATCCGCAGTTTAAAAAATTGGACTCACCAGATATAACCGCGCAGACGCACCTTGCAAGGGCATCCAAAACGGGGACCCTTTCGACTCTACTTAAAAACGAGAAAATATTCGGATCGAACGATAGGGACCCACGCACCAGAAGGGACGACATTCACTACTTCAAGTACCCACACGTGTACATGTACGACCTGTGGCAAACATGGGCCCCAATCATCACTCTGGAGTGGAAACCGCAAGAACTTGCAGACGTGGAACACTTACCGTACCCAACCCTCAAAATGGGTACCTTCGGGAGGTGTCCCTTCATCGGCGACAAGCTTTGCGACGAGCGGTCCGAAAAGAGAGTTATAAAGCGGTACTCCAGAGACCAAGAAAACCGAAAACATGCAACGGAACTTCACATATGGTACCAACACCACGCACAGCCTGACTTTCACAACATGCACGTTCCAACAATGACCATCCCACACATTTGTAACGACTCGAGGTACATGTACTTACAATTTCCCCCCCATTTTGAGGAcctctttggaaaaattaATGACGACAAATCCGTGATGGAGGAAGAGGCCTTGTCAACCTCCACGCATAGTGACaacacagcagcagcggatGCGGAGAAACACGCCGCGACATGGAGGGAGCCCGCAACTCCACAACTGAAGCACGCCAAACTGGCGAGGCAGGAAACGGAGGAGTTCCCGGATGACCTGTGCAACTCGTTCAAGAAGCACTCACAGGTGCCCTTCGAGATCAAAGCCAGCGGTGTGCACCAGTCGAACGATGTGGCCACGTCCTTTGGCAACGGGCTGGGCCCAACGAAGGCCAGCGTGACGAgcaagaagatcaagacGTTGAACAGGCTCGTTGTCGATAGGAAACTCGTCTCGAAGACCCCAAGCCAAGCGAACAAGACGCGCCACTCCTCACACAAAGACGTCCCGGCAGGGTCAAACCTGAAAATTTCGAGCAACGCAAGCAGCAAGTTGGCCCCACCGGCACAGGTACCGGCGCCAGCCCCCACGAAAATGCGGGCGGCAAAGCCTGCTAAGAGACCCGTCGTCAGAAACCCAGGGTACTGTGAGAACTGCAGGGTCAAGTATGAAGCTCTCGAGGAGCACATTCTCTCGGACAAACACCTGGCCTTTGCTGAAAACGGCCTGAACTTCGAGTGCATCGACTCCCTCATCGACAAGCTGAAGTTTCAGTTCTAG